The Flavobacterium sp. M31R6 nucleotide sequence ATAAGTTCTCCAGCATTATATTTTGTAGCCGATGGTTTTTGATTTTGAATAATTGAGCCAATTGAGTCAGAAAATAAAAAATAGCTTATTTGAATATCTTTTACTTGATTCAATAATTGTATGCCTGTACGAAGCCCGTTATATGATTTTTCATTAGCATAAGGCGCATCATTTAGTATGATTAGAATTTTCATTTATAATTTCGATTTTAAAGTTAAGAAATTGCACATCTGTTTGCTCCAGCTTCTAAATCAATTGGATTTATAGTACTGAAATCTCCTTTTAAATTTAATGCTACAATTTCTAAATAGTTAGTTGGAGTTGGTGGAATACGATTTAAAATAGTATCTGTAAAATCTTTTTCATTTAGTTGTAGCATTGCTACATTATTTTTTATAAAACCAATAGTTGTTTGAATAGGTTGATTGTCAAATTCAACCGGTTGACTTGTATGTGAAGGCAAAACAACACTATTTTCATCAAGTGCTAACAATGTTTGTAATGATTGATATAGATTTTTTGTTTTTTCTATTGCTTCGTCGTTATTGGCTTTTAAGTCCGGTCTTCCCACTCCATTAATGAATAAAGTATCTCCTGTTAGTAGTGCTTTTTCATCTATAAAAAAAGTAGTACTTTCTAAAGTATGTCCTGGAGATTTTAAAGACACTATCTGAATGTTTCCTAATTCAAAAAATGTATTATTATTTATCGGTTCATAGTCAAAAGTCACATTGTTTGGATGCGGAAGAAATAAAGAAACATTATTATTTTCTGCTAATTGTTTTGACCTTGAAATGTGGTCAGCGTGAATATGAGTTTCAGCAACATATTTTAGAGTAAGATTTTCTTGCTTTAAAATTTGCTCATATACTTCGATTGGAAGTGAAGCATCAACTATAATTGCTTCATTATTTGAAACTACAATATAAGAAAGACAGCCTTTTCCAGTTCGTCTTAATTGGATGATTTCAAAATTTGGAAAAGTAATTTTAGCGGTATTCCAAGACAAACTCCAACCTTTCATACCACTTTCTAAAGAATAAGCATCAAAACCTTGGTCTTGTAATATTTCAGCACCAATCAAACTTGCCTTCCCGCCTGCGCAAATTACAACAACAGGAATATGCTTTTCAAGGTGCAAACCTTGAAAAGCATATTTATCTTTTGTTTTTAATTTTTCGTAAGCATTAACGTGAATACTTTGTGGAATATGCCATTCTACTCGTTCTTGTATTGGTCTAATATCAATTATAGAAACCTCTTTACCTATTTCTAGCCAATCTCGAAGTGTTTTTGTGTCAATTGTTTTTATATGTGTCATTTTGATTTATTTTATTTTACAAAATTCGACACTTAAAAACACTAATCCTTTAACATAAGATAAATAATTACTTAATTGCTCTTATTCTACTCAAACTAACTTGGGTAATTCCTAAATAAGATGCTATATGTTTTAGAGGAACTTTTTTTAAAACATTTGGTTCTTCTAAAATCAAAGAAGTATATCTTTCCTCTGCCGTATGAAATTGAATTCCTTCAATTCTATTTACAGTATCTACATAAGCAACTTCAAATATTTTTCTAAATAATCTTTCAATTTCAGGATATGTGTCGTACAATTTAAAAAGTTGAGTAGCATTTATTGCTACGATTTCACTATCCTCTAAAATTTGTATTGCCTTTCGAGATGGCTTTCCTGTAAATAAACTTTCAACTCTTGCGATAATATTGTTTTCAAAAGCAAAGCTTTCTGTAATATCAATTCCATCTTTGTAATAATAAATCCTTGCTGTTCCTGTGTTTAGAAAATAAATAGTTTTGCAAGTATGACCAATTGTTTGTAATTCTTGATTTTTATTAATTTTTATAATAGAACATATTTCAGAAATAGCATTTTCTGCTTCTTTGGAAAGTGGATTGTATTTACTAAAGTATTGGAAAAGCAAAGTCATAATTAAATTTCTTTCAAATTTAAGAATCTAAATTCTTAAAATATCTCAATTATAATTTTATTATTAATTGCTCGTTTACTGGTGTGAGTTCTGCACTGCACATTTATTAGAATTTAATAATGCTATTTTCAAATTAATATTATTGTATCGAAAGAAATTAAAGTAAAGATTTAAAGCCTAAAAAATTGACCTGCCGTATTTCAGCAGATCAATTTAATTTATATTAATCTTCAATAATTTTATTAATCACTGCTGTTTAACTGAAAACTTAGTTGTTTCTCGTTACCAAAGTTATCCGAAATCCATACTTCAAAGGATTGAGAGACGGTGGATTTCGAAGTGTAATACAACCTAAACTCTTTTGTAGGTAATTGGTACAAATCGTTGGGCAGATATGGTGGAGCATCATAATACTGCAAAGTTCCCAGTCCGTCAAATTGAAAGTAACGAATAAAGTATTGTATGTTACTATAATTCCCTGTTGACTGTATCGTCAGCCTAATCTCCACTGTATTGCCATTAGCAATTTCTTTAGGTACGGGCATCATCTTTACCTCAAAAGGGAAATCATTTTGTATTTCCAGTTCGCCTTTGCTACAAGATGTAACAGAGCTTGTCAGGATTGCCAGCAATACATACATTGGCAGTAAGCCTATTTTGAATCTATTGAAAAATGCTGTCATAGTTTTATATTTTAGAAGTTAATCCTCAATCCCAGACCTACTGAAGTTCGGAACTGTTCCAAGTCAGTACCCCACAAAACTTTAGTACGCCCCTGAAGGATCAATACACAACGGTCGGATAGGTATGCTTCAAAAGACAGCCTTCCGCCTGTACCATAGATAAAATTGTCCTCAGTCAGTATTATTGACCCGTCATACAACTGAGCTTCGCCACGGTTAATGCTTTCATACCCCAACACACCAGTTATTCCTGCATTCAGGCTAATGTTCTTACGGGCATCACCCAGCAGAAAGAAACTGTATCCCCCTTCGGCTGTGTAGGTTTCCTGTGGTAATCGGAGGTTTTTATAGTCATCAAACTGGTGCGTATATTCCAATGCCCAAAGCTGATAATTGCCGTTTTTACCGTTTACGGTCATACCTATATTGAGGTAGTAGTTCCTGCTGGGATAGTCATTTGATAAGGTTCCAGCGTTTACTTCCAATCCTTTCTGTTTAGGCAACATTCGTTGTGCCTGTGTGATAGTAATACCCATAAAGGCAAACATCATCGTATAAATATACTTTTTCATTTTTCTGTTGTTATTTTTAATGGATTACTAAAATTTCAGGTGCATATCGTTAATCAAACGAGCCTTGATCAAATCGGAATTTTCTACTTGAAGTGTTTGATGTCTACCACCGTTTTTCTCAAAAATCTCAATCAACAACATCTTGTCATCGGCAATGGTAAACTGGTCTAATAGGAACACATTTTGTTCAGTTCTTTTTCCGTCAATCTCACTCAGTGGCCTGTAAGTGCGTAGTGGTATCATTGGCTTTTCCTGTACCACGGTTCGCTTTGCAATCTTTTTGTCCACTACCTTGAAATTGATAAAATCAATCTGGAAAGGAACATTGGTACGGTTTGCGAGTTCTGCATGGAAATAGTATTTACCATTATGGATGTAAATTCCTTTGAGAATAAACTGTATGCCGAAACTTTTCGCCCCGATATGCTTTACAATACGTTTATCGTTTTTGTAAATGGTTTCCAATAACAAACCTGCCAGAGATGGAGAATTGTTTCCCAATTCTTCAAAAAGCACATCGTTCCCGCCCGCTTTATCCACTGCCTTTTGCATTGATAGCAGGTCATAACTCAATGCCTCTGGGCATGAATTATAATGTACATTGAAGCTGTAAAAGCGGCCGTCATTGGTAATCACCGAAAAATTTGTCTCTGGTGCAAACTCTCTTATCGATGCTTTTACACGAAGTACATTTTCCGCATCTTCTGCTTTTCCTGCAATAAGGTATTCACTGCCCAGATCCACATAGCGTATAGCAGTTGGGAAAATCAGATGTGAAGTTTTGTCATAAGTAACTTCCATACAGAACGGTTCTATCTTACCTAAAGTAAGGGAACTTTTTGCACTGTCCTGTGCAAAAGAGGAAATGGCAAAGCCAATGATCAGGGCAAATGCCCACAAGGTTCTAAAATGATTTTTCATTGTTTAATTCTATTTATGTTTTACATTATTTTTTGGAGACAAGAAACAGTTGATGACCTGCCTTTAAGGTAACTTTCGGTGTCTTCACTTTTTTGGAGAAATAGCCCGAAATGCCCTGTACTACCCCACGGCTCAAATCAGCGGCAACCTGTTGCCCTGCTGATTGGGTAAGCATCAGGCTTGTACCGGATTGCTGGCTCATATTGCCTGCCATTTCGCTAAGGGCATTCATTTCGGGCGAATACGGCACATACAAACCCTGCTGGCCGTCCAGATCATAAATAGTAATATCAACCAGGATGATGTTTCCGTCCAATTCTATGGAAATAACCTTCATCTGTAAACGTCCTCCCTCAAGTTTGGCGTTAGCCGTTAAAATTGTTCCTTTGGAAATGGTACGATTAGGTGTTTGGGCCGGTTCCAATAAGCGGAGGCGTACACTGCTTTCACCGATAATGGTCTGCGTTTCCTGTACACAGGCTTTGATACTGTTTTTGGGTTGTACCACTTGCTCTAAAGCACCTGCAGTATAAAAACGGCTGTTCTTGTTTTGACTCCAATCAGCTAAAAAGACACTATCGCTAGGCTCACGGCACAAGGCAGATACGGTGTTCTTTCTTGTAGAACTGAATGCCACAAACTGCTCTTTTTGTGTAGAGGAAGAAGACTTAGAAACAGCACTATTGGCTGGTACAGCTTCTCCCGTATTTGTACCAGAAGGAAGATATTTTGCAGCCATCTGATAAGATTTCTCCATCAATGCCAATTGATTATCTACCGTTACTCCCGCAGGAACGTCTTTCTCAGCCAGTTTTTCCTTTAATTCTTCCAATTGCTTACGGAGTTCCTTCGTTTCAGAATTATCGTCCTTATAAAAAGAGCCCAATGTACTTTGCACGTTGCGGTAACTGTTCAAAGCTGGATTACTGTTTTTTCCAGATCCGTTGGCATTACTGTAGCTTTCTTCCTCTTCAGGCAGCTCCTCTCCCGTCTCTCCTTTTCCGTCTTCATTCCAGTAATCAGAAAGAGATGTGAGATCGTTCCGTTTTTCCTGATTCTTACGTTCCAGCATTTCCTCTTCATATGCCTTACCCTTATCGTCAGGCATTCCTGCACCCGTAGCCTGTGGCACGACCTCGTTCAGTCCGATTTTCTCGATTTCCTTTTTCTCGGAAGACGGTTTAAAGATCAGGTACATACAGCCTACAAATACGACTCCCATTAAACCAAATATCAGCGGCTTTTTTAGCCTTTGGACTTTATCCTGTGTACTGTATTGCAGTACCTCATCGGTTGCTGCTGGGTTCCCTTCCGTTACCCGAACGACCGTTTTTTTGTTCTCATTTTCTTTCATAAATCTTATTTTTTAAAATTGTTGATAATGTATCCTGCAAGAGTGCAGGACTTTCATTTTTTTTGTGGATGGGGTTCTCGATATGCTCAATGCCTATATCGTTACGGGACTTTGAAGTTTCATACCATACTTTGCCAATGACCCCCGCAGTAAGTAACAGATAACCCACAAAGAAGCACAGCATACATTGATGCTGTTTTTGTATTGGCAATACCCGCCAACGTTCATCCAGCTTGTCAAAGTACCTTTCCATAGTTGCTCTTAATTTTTTCATAGCCTTCTAATTTCTTTTGTTATAGCTTGAAACGCTTTGGACTTTTTTCTGCCTCTTGCTTCGGTTCTTCACTAACCAAAGAGATTGAAGCAATCGCTTTGGGTACGGATAGTATAGAAAGGTCTGTCAGAGCTGATTTTTTCATCAGTTGTCCGAAGCCATCTTTTTTTGCTACCTCCATTCTGTTGAGAGAGAATTTGCCGTTCAGGTATTTTACCCACATACTGCATTCTACACGAGGCTTATCTTCTCCTGACCATTGCAGATAGCTTGTCAGCAACAATTCCAGTTTAGGCAAATTGTCGGCACCCTTTTGGCAACTTTCGAGGTATTCACAGATACTGTCTTTTAGCTTTCCGGGATACGCTCCCTGAGTGTGGAAATAACCGCTATATCCTTTTTCGGTAAGGGTTATAGCGAAAGTGTTTAAATCTGAAAATGTTTCCATACGATTATTTTTAGCGTTCGATAACTTCAATGTCCTTGTTTTCGACCACTGAAAATTTTTCTATATTGAAGCCCTGCGGGTTATTGTCCGAACGGACGGAATTGACCAGATAGCAGGAAGTAATCAGATTACGTTTGGTCACATTGCTGGAACGGATGATGAACTGTTTCGCATAGGTGCGGACCGCATAGGGATAGGTGTCAAAATTGCAGACCACACTATCCACTTCGATACGCTGCTGCACATTACCTGATATAATACGGTTGTAATATCCCTTTTCCGAAAGGTCTTTGTAATAATCAAAGGCACTTTTATCGGCAAGATTAAACGCCCGTCTCATATTACTTTCGATAGCATTCTTATCGGGAGCCAGCGTAAAGAACAGTTCGTGAAAACGTCTTACATGTTCCCTTGCTTCGACAGGACGGTTGATAGATGCATCCTGTGCAAGTGCTAGCATCAGCGATTTTCCATTGTCCAGTACATAAATTTTCTGCCGTTGTTGCTCCGCAAAATGATAGGACTGCCATATGGTATATCCTGCCACTCCTGTGCAGAGTATAGCAAAAACGATAGCGTACAATCTTATCTGCCTGAAACTGTTTTCGATATTTCTTAGCGTTTTAAATTCCATTTTCTTGAATAATTAATTGTTTTATTTGCTCATTAGCCTGCCGCCGATATTTCCTATTGCTGAACCGGCTCCCGCTCCTGCAAGGTTTCCTGCTTTCTTTCCATAGCTCTCTATTTGCTTCATATAGTTTCCAGCCCCGCCGGCCTGAATAATCCAGCCTGTTACGGTCGGAATGGTGAAGTACCCCACTATGCCAATGATCATAAAAATCACATACACAGTATTTGAGGTGTCGGGAATGAATGTCGGATCAGCAAGCATTTCGATATCTCTTTCTATAATGAGGGATTGTATCTTGGCAAGCATAGAGCTGAACAGGTCTGCTACTGGCAACCATAAATACACGCTGATGTATCTGGTAAGCCATTGCGTGAGCGTGGATTGAAAACCATCCCAGACCGATATGGCAAAGGCAATTGGTCCGAGTATAGACAATACAATCAGAAAGAAAGTGCGTATCGTGTCAATCACCAGAGCTGCTGCCTGAAATAGGATTTCCAGCAATTCCCTGAACCAGTTTTTTACAGACTGCTCAATGCTGTACATTCCTCTTTCCATATACATTCCTGACATAGTAACTAAATCAGATGGCGACCAGCCCAATTCTTCCAGCTTTTTATCGAACTCTTCGTTAGATACCAAATAGGCGTTTTCAGGATTTCGAAGCATAGCTTCCCGTTCCAACAAATCCTTTTTTGTCTGTAGGTCGTTCAGGTCAAGCACCTGATTTTCGAGGATGGCATGCATCCCTTGCACTATCGGACTAAGGATTGCATTGATTGTTCCAAGTACCATAGTAGGGAAAAACATGATGCAAAGACCCAAAGCAAAAGGACGTAGTAAAGGATACACATCTATCGGCTCTGCCCGGCTTAGTGCCTGCCACACCTTTATAGCTATATAGAATAAGGCGCCCAAGCCAGCCACTCCTTTAGCCACTGCCGCCATATCGGCGGACAGTGGAAGCATCTCATCATACAAGGAGCGCAGAACCTCGTGAAGATTATCAAATTCCATAGCTTACCAGTATTTTTGGTTAGCGGTTCCGTAGAGTTCAAGTACTCTTTTGCTATTGTTCTGCTTTTTTGCCCTAACAAAACTTACTGAGATATTTTTGTTCGTGTAATAGCGTACAAGGCTGTGGTATTCCTTAATTTCTTTGTATACACGGTCAATAATATCCATACGTTCTTTGTCATTCAAAGACAAGCTGGAAGAACTTACGATCTGTTTGAGTTCTTTCAGCAGTTCGGTACTTTCGTTAAGCAGTGCTGCATAACCATTGGCAATAGCAATTAATTCTTGGGCAGAAAAATTGGGATCGTTCATCATTTTTCCAAAATTCTGCACATACATTTCTGACACATCACCAACCAGCAGTACTGTTTGCTGTACCTTGCGTGCATCTTTGACTAGATTATTTACAGCTTGTAGCTTGTCGTAGTATTCTTTGCCCTGTTTATATACCTTTTCCACTTCCTTGAAATTTTTGACAACATTGGATACCGTGTTTGAAGTCTGTACAATTTCATTGGCACTGTTAAGAATACCTGAAGCCAGGTTTGCAGGATCGGTAACCACCCATTGGGCTTTTGCGGATGGTGATACAGCCAGCATTAGTACTGTCAACACCATGAATAGTATTTTTTTCATTGCTCTTTGATTTTAAAATGATTAATAATTTGTTTTACTTTTCTCTTCTTTGCAGGGCTATTCGCTTGATAGCCTGCTCTACATTTCCATCCAGTTCACCAGTAAGCCGCATCACTTCCATTTTTTCCGTTTCCTCGGTGGTATAGGCGAGATATTCTTCAACGGAAACTTCTGTGGCATATACCGCCGAATGGGTTCCACCCAAGCCAATCCACACTTCCTTATAAAGCCGTGACGGGTCATTGTTCATGTTGATGGAAAGTACCTGTGCCTTCTCCTTATCCGTAAGTCCGAGCATAGCCTGTATGTCATCAAACTTGTTCATGTACTTGCGCTGGTCGAGCAGGATTTTACAATCGGAATTGTTGATAATACTTTCCTTCACAATGGGCGACTGGATGATGTCATCTACTTCCTGTGTCACTACTATAGCTTCACCGAAAAACTTCCTAACCGTTTTGAAGAGGTACTTTATATATTCAGCCATTCCCTCTTTGGCTATAGCTTTCCAAGCCTCTTCAATCAGTATGAGTTTGCGGATACCTTTGAGTCTTCTCATCTTGTTAATGAACACCTCCATGATGATGATGGTCACGATTGGGAAGAGGATTTTGTGGTCTTTGATTGCATCAATTTCAAACACAATGAAGCGTTTGGAAAGCAGATCTAACTGTTTATCGGAATTGAGCAGGTAATCGTATTCGCCTCCTTTGTAATAAGGTTCCAGTACGTTCAGGAAGTTGGCAATATCAAAGTCTTTTTCCCGAACCTGTTTTTCTTCCAATACCTTACGGTAATCGCCCTGAACATATTCATAGAATCCATTGAAAGAAGGATAGGTATCATCCTGCTTGATGCGTTCGATATAACCGCTTACTGCATTGGACAATGCTACTTCTTCGGAGCGGGTCGGCGGCTCATCATCGCGCTTCCATAAGGTCACTATCAGGGTTTTTATGCTTTCTCTTTTTTCGATATCAAAAATGCCGTCATCGGTATAGAAAGGATTAAAGGCAATGGGATTGTCTTCAGTGTAAGTGAAGTAAACCCCATCTTCTCCTTTGGTTTTTCCTTTGATAAGTTCACATAATCCCTGATAAGAGTTACCTGTATCAACAAGCAGGACGTGCGCGCCTTGCTCATAGTATTGCCTGACCATGTGGTTGGTAAAGAAAGATTTACCGCTTCCCGAAGGTCCCAATATAAACTTGTTCCGGTTCGTGATAATACCACGCTTCATTGGCAAATCGGAAATATCCAGATGGATTGGCTTTCCGGTCAGACGGTCTGCCATCTTGATCCCAAATGGCGATGGCGAATTGTGATAGTTGGTTTCTTCAGTGAATAAGCATAAAGCAGGCTCAATGAACGTATAAAAGCTTTCTTCACTTGGAAAATCGCCAGCATTTCCCGGCATTCCTGCCCAGTAGAGCGTAGCTACATCGGTGGTATTATGACGGGGCTTGCATTCCATAAGTGCCAAAGCACTACCGCAGTCGTTCTTTAACTGTTTAAATTCACTCGGGTCATCCGACCAAGCCATGATGTTGAAGTGTGCCCTGATGGAGGATAGCCCAAAACTGTGTGCTTCGTTCAAGTATCGCTCTATCCATTCTTTATTGATCTGGTTGGCACGGCTGTAACGAGCCAATGAATGCATATTCCTTGCAGACTTCTCAAACTTTTGCAGATTGTCTTCACTGTTATCCAAAAACAGATATTGGTTGTAGATGTGATTGCAGTTTAGCAACAAGCCCACTGGAGCAGCAAACGACAAACGGCAGTCGCTCCGGTCGGTAGATAGTTTTTCGTAACGAGTATCTGCTGATACTGCCGAAGGTAGGTCGTCTGTATCGGATAAGGTATGCAGGCACAATCTTTTGTTGCCAACACGTACTTCCTCAGCTCCCAATCCGATGTCCTGCATTGGTGTCCCGACCTCCCTCGACAGCTTTAGATACTGTTCCAATAACCCCTGTTTTTCATCCGTACCAATGACATCCTCTTCTGTAAGACGTCGCAAACCGATAAATCCGCTGTCATTTGCAATACGTTCAAATTGTCCAACGGCTTCCATGAAACGATGGATCACTTCCTTGTCCCTGATTTCTTTTGGTATAAGAGCACCTTTGCAAAGCGATGAAAAATTGCTCTGCATTCGCATTCTTTCCTTAGTTGTCTTGGTTAGGAACAGGTAGCAGTAATGATTAAGAAAAGGACGTTCATTAAAATGCTGCTGATAAGATTTACCCAAAAAACTCAAACTATCATCCGCAATGTCGGGCGCATAGTTTTCCTTGATGTACCAGTCCTGTTTATGGACAACTGTATAATCGGGCAACGTCTTGATTGCTTTGTGCCAAGCGGAATGAATAGCTTCATATTCAGCAGAAGCCACCGTGAACAGTTCCGGCAAACGTACTTCAAAACAAGCGGTAATGTCTGCATCCTTTGATAGAATACAATTGTTTTCTACCGCAAGTAAGGGAAACTTATTTTCCAGTGTTGTGGTTTTGGCTACATTTCTCATAAGCCATTCGATTTAGAAGTGAACTTTAAATAGCGGTGTAACGGCTTGCGACAGATGATGTATCGTGGGTGTCTTTTTCTTGCCCCAATTTTCATCAGCCCGTGTTCCCCATATTTTTTGTTCAATGAAAAGGTCTGCCATACAATCAGCGAAGCACCGCCTGATCCAAGCAACAGGCAGATGTAAGAATTTACGCCAGCCATATACATTATCATTACAAGGGTCAGTGTACCAAGCAGTCCGCCTGCGAAAATGAACAAGTATTGTGCTTTCAACCCCTTAAATTCTACTGTTCTTCCGATGCCTTTATTAATATTGTAATTCATAAGGCAAGGGATTAAAGGAAGAATGAACGTAAAATGGTAGCGGCTACGATTAAGAAGATACACGCACCAAACCAGCTTGCTGCAGTCTTGCTTGTATCGGGATCTCCGCTACTGAACTTACCGTACACTTTAACCCCTCCAATGAGACCTACCACGGCTCCAATAGCGTAGATGAGTTGTGTGGCAGGATCGAAATAGGACGTAACCATTTGTGTGGCTTCGGTGATACCAGCTGAACCGTCTCCCTGTGCCAACACACTGAAGCCTGACAGTATTACCATTGTTGCCAGCAGGATTTTTTTACTTTGTTTTTCCATGATTTTAACACTTTAAATTGTTACTGTTTTTCCACTCCTTGTGGACTTTCGGGGCAAAGATGCTATTGAAATTGAGGAGTTATAACAAAGTAGCAGTCAAAGGAATTGTTTGGCGGTAATTGGCTGTTAAAACTTTGAAATATGTTATATTAGCTGTTTTATATTTTAGACTAACTTAAGCTCTGTTGACCTGAATGAAAAGAAATAGTACAGAATTTGCCATATTACCCGCATTTCACGGAGATTGTATTCTTATTAAAACATATGATATCAATAATGATGAATTTATTATTCTTATTGATGGAGGTACTGCTCAAACTTTTAGATATACCCTTAAGGCAGAGTTAAAAGATGTTAACCGTATAGATTTACTTATACTCACCCACATTGACTCAGATCATATAGCTGGTTTAATTAGCTTATTTAAAAGTAGTCTTATAGATAATATTGTGATTGATGAAATTTGGATGAATCATCCAGAAATTGTAGAAATTAATAATGATGAATTGATAAGTACTAAACAAGGTGATTCTTTAAAAGAATTAATTCTTTTAAAGAATCCAGATGTAAAACTTATTGAAATAACTACGCTTGATAAGTCAATAATTAAAAGTGGGGTTGAGTTTATTATATTATCTCCGACTCCACAAATTAAAGAAGAATTATATAGACAATGGCAATTAGCCAATTTGCCAAAAACTAATAATGACAATGTAAATATCTCTTCTCAAAAAGAAGTTTATTCCAATTCATTAGAAGATTTAAGTAAAATACCATTCTCCCCAGATAAAAATATTAATAACGACATTTTTAATTCTTCTTCAATCTCTTTTGTTCTGAAATGCTTAGATGTTTCTATTCTTTTATTAGCAGATTCTAGATCGGAAATTATAACTGAGAGTTTAAGGTTAAATTGTTTTAACGAAACTAAACCATTAGAAGTTGACTATGTAAAAGTTTCTCACCACGGCAGTTTAAACAATACTTCACAGGAACAACTTGGCTTGATACAGTCTAATAATTTTATAATATCTACGAATGGAGGAACAGCTGATCATAAACACCCTTCAAGAGAAACTATTGCTCGGATAGTTTATAATTCTCAAAGAAAAGATGAGGTATTAACTATTTATTTCAATTATAAGATTGATGATATAAAAGAAAGGATTGGTGATTTTATAAATGATACAGATTTTGAAGAAGGAAATTGGAATGCAATAAATAAAAATTGGTTTTAGAAAAAATGACATATAATCTAGCGGAAAAATATTGCGTTCGAATAAAAAGCAATGGGAATACAGGCAGTGGGGTATTATTACCCGGTAAAGAATCATTTTATGTTTTAACGGCAGCACATTGCTTGGGGAAAAGTATGCCTGACGTAAGTGACATTGTTATCGAAAAACAAAATGATTACACATCAGAATTTAGAGCAATAACCAGTGTTGAAATTAAGGAATTTAATACAGAACATGATTTTGCGCTTATAGAAATCGATTTTGATAATGAAGAAAAATTGCTCTATCAATATAAATTAGGTCGAGGAGTGTTATCTGAAAACGAGATAAAATTTTGTGGTTATCAAGGCGTTAATATTAATCAATATCGTCCTTTTACCGGTAAAGTTCTATCTGTAAGTGATGATGTAGGTTGTTTTAAAGTTACTTTGGTAGGAGAAACATTTGATCAAGGAGGAGAAGATGGACATTATTTGGCTAAAGGACTTTCAGGTAGCGGAGTATTTATCTATAGGCACAATTCACCGTTCCTTATTGGAATACTTAATTCTGTTATTACCGATAAAGCTTGGAATGATGATATTGATTGTTGTTCTATAAAACATATTGAACAGTATATATCAGAATATGTGGACTTATCAGACTTTGAAAATTTAAAACGATGGAACGAAAATCTGGAAAAAGAGCGAACTGACAGAGAGATTGAAGCCTTTAAAAAAGAGAACAGTGATTTTTTTGAAAAACTCTATCGTAAAAATAATGTGCTATACCCAGAAATA carries:
- a CDS encoding DsrE/DsrF/TusD sulfur relay family protein, with translation MKILIILNDAPYANEKSYNGLRTGIQLLNQVKDIQISYFLFSDSIGSIIQNQKPSATKYNAGELIEELISKGASIKICKSCMEARGNINQIEGVEISNMTEYSDLIINADKIITF
- a CDS encoding MBL fold metallo-hydrolase — encoded protein: MTHIKTIDTKTLRDWLEIGKEVSIIDIRPIQERVEWHIPQSIHVNAYEKLKTKDKYAFQGLHLEKHIPVVVICAGGKASLIGAEILQDQGFDAYSLESGMKGWSLSWNTAKITFPNFEIIQLRRTGKGCLSYIVVSNNEAIIVDASLPIEVYEQILKQENLTLKYVAETHIHADHISRSKQLAENNNVSLFLPHPNNVTFDYEPINNNTFFELGNIQIVSLKSPGHTLESTTFFIDEKALLTGDTLFINGVGRPDLKANNDEAIEKTKNLYQSLQTLLALDENSVVLPSHTSQPVEFDNQPIQTTIGFIKNNVAMLQLNEKDFTDTILNRIPPTPTNYLEIVALNLKGDFSTINPIDLEAGANRCAIS
- a CDS encoding Crp/Fnr family transcriptional regulator, with translation MTLLFQYFSKYNPLSKEAENAISEICSIIKINKNQELQTIGHTCKTIYFLNTGTARIYYYKDGIDITESFAFENNIIARVESLFTGKPSRKAIQILEDSEIVAINATQLFKLYDTYPEIERLFRKIFEVAYVDTVNRIEGIQFHTAEERYTSLILEEPNVLKKVPLKHIASYLGITQVSLSRIRAIK
- a CDS encoding DUF3872 domain-containing protein, yielding MTAFFNRFKIGLLPMYVLLAILTSSVTSCSKGELEIQNDFPFEVKMMPVPKEIANGNTVEIRLTIQSTGNYSNIQYFIRYFQFDGLGTLQYYDAPPYLPNDLYQLPTKEFRLYYTSKSTVSQSFEVWISDNFGNEKQLSFQLNSSD
- a CDS encoding conjugal transfer protein TraO — translated: MKKYIYTMMFAFMGITITQAQRMLPKQKGLEVNAGTLSNDYPSRNYYLNIGMTVNGKNGNYQLWALEYTHQFDDYKNLRLPQETYTAEGGYSFFLLGDARKNISLNAGITGVLGYESINRGEAQLYDGSIILTEDNFIYGTGGRLSFEAYLSDRCVLILQGRTKVLWGTDLEQFRTSVGLGLRINF
- the traN gene encoding conjugative transposon protein TraN, which gives rise to MKNHFRTLWAFALIIGFAISSFAQDSAKSSLTLGKIEPFCMEVTYDKTSHLIFPTAIRYVDLGSEYLIAGKAEDAENVLRVKASIREFAPETNFSVITNDGRFYSFNVHYNSCPEALSYDLLSMQKAVDKAGGNDVLFEELGNNSPSLAGLLLETIYKNDKRIVKHIGAKSFGIQFILKGIYIHNGKYYFHAELANRTNVPFQIDFINFKVVDKKIAKRTVVQEKPMIPLRTYRPLSEIDGKRTEQNVFLLDQFTIADDKMLLIEIFEKNGGRHQTLQVENSDLIKARLINDMHLKF
- the traM gene encoding conjugative transposon protein TraM; protein product: MKENENKKTVVRVTEGNPAATDEVLQYSTQDKVQRLKKPLIFGLMGVVFVGCMYLIFKPSSEKKEIEKIGLNEVVPQATGAGMPDDKGKAYEEEMLERKNQEKRNDLTSLSDYWNEDGKGETGEELPEEEESYSNANGSGKNSNPALNSYRNVQSTLGSFYKDDNSETKELRKQLEELKEKLAEKDVPAGVTVDNQLALMEKSYQMAAKYLPSGTNTGEAVPANSAVSKSSSSTQKEQFVAFSSTRKNTVSALCREPSDSVFLADWSQNKNSRFYTAGALEQVVQPKNSIKACVQETQTIIGESSVRLRLLEPAQTPNRTISKGTILTANAKLEGGRLQMKVISIELDGNIILVDITIYDLDGQQGLYVPYSPEMNALSEMAGNMSQQSGTSLMLTQSAGQQVAADLSRGVVQGISGYFSKKVKTPKVTLKAGHQLFLVSKK
- a CDS encoding nitrogen regulatory IIA protein; translated protein: MKKLRATMERYFDKLDERWRVLPIQKQHQCMLCFFVGYLLLTAGVIGKVWYETSKSRNDIGIEHIENPIHKKNESPALLQDTLSTILKNKIYERK